The Anabaena sp. WA102 genome contains a region encoding:
- the cas6 gene encoding CRISPR-associated endoribonuclease Cas6: protein MPHSLILNIIPQSPIYPNFLTGRHYHALFLNLVSSVDRKLGDYLHESNADKAFTLSPLQIKSKHKNPFNTLQYAYQNSIPAGTSCWWRISLLNDNLFNQLTPLWLNINPKQPWHLGSANLYITSIQGTPQSNQPWANACNYHQLYQQASEEERNLNFIFSTPVAFRQGAFDNVLPTRESVFNSLLNRWHKYSGIELTNISFESIYASAFNINTEVISNYDNKFIGCLGEISYRILGNAETTTIKQINALADFALYAGIGRKTTMGMGMVRRR from the coding sequence ATGCCCCATAGTCTCATCCTCAACATCATCCCCCAATCTCCAATTTACCCCAATTTCCTCACAGGTAGACATTACCACGCCTTATTTCTTAACCTAGTGAGTTCTGTTGATAGAAAATTAGGAGACTACTTACACGAATCCAACGCTGATAAAGCCTTTACTCTCTCACCATTGCAAATCAAAAGCAAACATAAAAACCCATTTAATACCTTACAATATGCCTATCAAAACTCTATTCCTGCTGGTACTTCTTGTTGGTGGCGTATTTCTTTATTAAATGACAATTTATTTAATCAGCTTACACCTTTATGGTTAAATATAAACCCCAAACAACCTTGGCACTTAGGTTCAGCAAACTTATATATTACCAGCATTCAAGGTACACCCCAATCTAATCAACCTTGGGCAAATGCTTGTAATTATCATCAACTTTATCAACAAGCAAGTGAGGAAGAACGCAATCTTAATTTCATCTTTTCTACACCTGTAGCTTTTCGTCAAGGTGCATTTGATAATGTTTTACCAACAAGGGAATCTGTATTCAATAGTCTACTAAATCGGTGGCATAAATATAGCGGTATTGAATTAACTAATATTTCTTTTGAATCAATTTATGCTAGTGCTTTTAATATCAATACTGAAGTTATTAGCAACTATGACAATAAATTTATTGGTTGTTTAGGTGAAATCAGTTATCGCATTCTTGGCAATGCAGAAACAACGACAATTAAACAAATTAACGCATTAGCTGACTTTGCTTTATATGCTGGTATTGGCAGAAAAACAACAATGGGAATGGGAATGGTGAGGAGAAGGTGA